One window from the genome of ANME-2 cluster archaeon encodes:
- a CDS encoding carbon monoxide dehydrogenase gives MSGTIFTFTTPPVHPTTNHLTLSDHWDHLRARVGINRSGHLVEPGLYSLGNPTPDSPVFVTANYTLSFDAVRSSLDDWMKCYILVLDTKGINVWCAAGKGTFGTGELVNRIHITGLADKVNHRVLILPQLGATGVSAHEVKKLSGFRVEYGPVRAADLSAYLKTHKATPEMRRVQFNVIERLVLFPVELVKVLPYLLVISIILYFASGPLAAAGAAAAMLAGIFLFPILLPFIPTKDFSSKGFLLGGLIALPFALAAYRYGIEPAPCIHISRAITPMLLMPPVTAFISLNFTGSTTFTSVTGVRKEISTYTRVMAWMFASGTATLIILAILRITGW, from the coding sequence ATGTCAGGTACTATCTTCACGTTCACAACTCCCCCGGTACATCCTACCACCAATCATCTTACCCTGTCCGACCACTGGGACCATCTCCGTGCACGAGTAGGTATTAACCGTTCAGGCCACCTCGTCGAACCCGGCCTGTACTCACTGGGCAATCCCACACCAGACTCCCCTGTGTTCGTCACCGCCAACTATACCCTGTCCTTTGACGCAGTGCGCTCGTCCCTGGATGACTGGATGAAATGCTATATCCTGGTGCTGGACACAAAGGGTATCAATGTATGGTGCGCTGCCGGCAAGGGCACATTCGGTACCGGTGAACTGGTAAACAGGATCCACATAACCGGACTGGCCGATAAGGTCAACCATCGCGTGCTCATCCTGCCGCAACTGGGTGCCACCGGCGTTTCAGCCCACGAAGTGAAAAAACTCAGCGGTTTTCGGGTAGAATACGGGCCTGTGCGCGCAGCTGACCTGTCGGCATACCTGAAGACACACAAGGCCACTCCTGAGATGCGAAGGGTGCAGTTCAATGTAATAGAGCGCCTGGTCTTGTTTCCTGTCGAGCTGGTCAAAGTACTCCCGTACCTCCTGGTCATATCCATCATCCTGTACTTTGCCTCAGGCCCCCTTGCGGCTGCAGGTGCTGCCGCTGCTATGCTGGCGGGTATTTTTCTCTTCCCCATCCTGTTGCCGTTCATCCCCACAAAGGACTTCAGCAGTAAAGGATTCCTACTGGGCGGGCTCATCGCGCTCCCCTTTGCACTTGCAGCGTACCGGTACGGAATAGAACCCGCTCCATGCATCCATATTTCAAGAGCTATCACTCCCATGCTGCTCATGCCGCCAGTCACAGCATTCATATCGTTGAATTTCACAGGCTCCACAACATTCACTTCAGTCACCGGGGTCAGGAAAGAGATATCCACCTACACACGCGTCATGGCATGGATGTTCGCATCAGGAACAGCAACATTAATTATTCTCGCCATATTACGAATTACGGGATGGTAA
- a CDS encoding nitroreductase family protein, with translation MTRAAHDRTFKQVMVMIKELIRKNRSYRRFHQEETIAPETLRELIDLTRYSASGANLQPLKYILSCESGKNDLIFPHLAWAGYLKDREGPAEGERPPAYIIIVCDTDISSSAGVDHGIAAQSILLGAVEMGLGGCIIGSIERDGLRKALGIPPRYEILLVLALGKPKEDVVVETAGTKGDIKYWRDEEDVHHVPKRALDEIILDI, from the coding sequence ATGACGCGTGCTGCTCATGACAGAACGTTCAAACAGGTGATGGTCATGATTAAAGAACTCATACGAAAGAACAGGAGTTATCGGAGGTTCCACCAGGAAGAAACCATAGCACCTGAAACATTGCGGGAACTCATCGACCTTACCAGGTACTCGGCCTCCGGTGCCAACCTGCAGCCACTGAAATACATCCTATCCTGTGAATCCGGTAAGAACGACCTGATATTCCCCCACCTGGCCTGGGCCGGATACCTGAAAGACCGGGAGGGGCCTGCTGAAGGTGAACGCCCGCCTGCTTACATAATCATAGTATGCGACACTGACATTTCAAGCTCAGCCGGTGTGGACCACGGTATAGCAGCCCAGAGCATACTGCTGGGTGCGGTCGAAATGGGGCTGGGCGGGTGTATCATCGGTTCTATAGAACGCGACGGGCTGCGAAAGGCTCTTGGCATCCCGCCCCGTTATGAGATATTACTGGTACTGGCACTGGGCAAGCCAAAGGAAGACGTCGTGGTCGAAACAGCAGGGACTAAGGGAGATATCAAGTACTGGCGTGATGAAGAAGACGTCCACCATGTGCCAAAGCGGGCGCTGGATGAAATCATCCTGGATATCTGA
- a CDS encoding DUF169 domain-containing protein, whose amino-acid sequence MKYAEVSSRFRRFFELPASPVAVKINSDKPHDELAPRRYCEMVRLSASHGDTFTFTVDDLSCASAELALGFEEPKYGEVYPRIKPADTTSVTLAPLEKADFEPDVVIVIGNPRKIMRMATTLGKIHGREVSSKFKGEFAVCGECTAIPVMENTVNLSLLCAGARMFGGYEKDEIAVGFPMQEFEVLAEGLTRDEITAALCGCLMDDLPSKVIDTILGLGFVKGTDHFTGRFGNEIVRFYTPKDTKGKITSVTLHVPVKFKDAEAAMSALDVAAEVFEDPMLFGQRDNWVDVALPVDLGESINRAVMRGEKFNSLMTKGIDVLLAHVGRFKRKSPSK is encoded by the coding sequence ATGAAATACGCTGAAGTTTCCAGTCGATTCAGGCGGTTCTTTGAACTGCCGGCATCCCCCGTTGCAGTGAAGATAAACAGTGACAAGCCACATGACGAGCTTGCTCCACGGCGTTATTGTGAGATGGTACGGCTCAGTGCTTCCCACGGGGACACGTTTACGTTTACCGTTGATGACCTGTCGTGTGCCAGTGCCGAACTTGCCTTGGGATTCGAGGAGCCAAAATACGGTGAGGTCTACCCGAGGATAAAACCTGCTGATACCACCAGTGTCACACTTGCACCCCTTGAAAAAGCCGATTTCGAACCGGATGTGGTTATTGTAATAGGCAATCCCCGGAAGATCATGCGAATGGCAACCACACTTGGGAAGATACACGGCAGGGAAGTATCCTCTAAATTCAAGGGCGAGTTTGCCGTATGCGGTGAATGTACTGCCATTCCTGTCATGGAGAACACGGTCAATCTCTCGCTATTATGTGCAGGAGCCAGGATGTTCGGCGGGTACGAGAAGGACGAGATAGCAGTAGGATTCCCCATGCAGGAGTTCGAGGTGCTGGCCGAAGGGCTGACCAGGGATGAGATAACGGCGGCACTGTGCGGTTGTCTGATGGACGACCTGCCTTCCAAGGTGATAGATACCATACTTGGACTGGGATTCGTCAAGGGTACTGACCATTTCACGGGTCGGTTCGGGAACGAAATAGTACGGTTCTATACTCCTAAAGATACTAAGGGAAAAATAACATCAGTAACCCTGCATGTTCCCGTAAAGTTCAAAGATGCCGAGGCTGCCATGAGCGCACTTGACGTTGCTGCTGAGGTTTTCGAGGACCCCATGCTGTTTGGACAACGCGATAACTGGGTCGATGTGGCCCTGCCCGTGGACCTTGGCGAATCAATAAACCGTGCCGTGATGCGAGGCGAGAAGTTCAATTCATTGATGACGAAAGGTATCGATGTGCTCCTGGCCCATGTAGGTCGGTTCAAGAGGAAATCCCCGTCGAAATAA
- a CDS encoding 4Fe-4S binding protein: MFDSYRSNTLQYDPVKCINCGMCTTVCPHAVFAPGENEVRLADYLACMECGACQMNCPTGAITVESGVGCAYAMFYAALTGKDEPTCGAGDDACCS; this comes from the coding sequence ATGTTCGATTCATACCGCTCCAACACGCTCCAATATGACCCTGTCAAGTGCATTAACTGCGGGATGTGCACCACCGTCTGCCCCCATGCGGTCTTTGCTCCCGGTGAAAATGAGGTCCGGCTAGCAGACTATCTCGCCTGCATGGAGTGCGGGGCCTGCCAGATGAACTGCCCGACCGGCGCTATTACCGTTGAGAGCGGCGTGGGTTGTGCGTATGCCATGTTCTATGCCGCCCTGACAGGGAAGGATGAGCCCACCTGCGGTGCCGGTGATGACGCGTGCTGCTCATGA
- a CDS encoding FAD-dependent oxidoreductase, protein MFRKFQITEIIDRTTNVRSYRFDRPQDFLYLPGQYVMVQVENNGNMIQKAFSLSSSPTEEGYLEITKKFTGHEFSDALKAREVGDELGLDGPRGSFILNEQEKNIVMLAGGIGVTPFRSMIKYSMDRYLDNTIVLICSNRTEEDIIFSDEFRSMMRSGRLSMVLTCTRPSDQWKGICGRIDRTMIQKEVTDLLQSFFYICGPPSMVQSMRELLEEMEVPKERILFEDFYGY, encoded by the coding sequence ATGTTCCGGAAATTCCAGATAACAGAAATAATAGACAGAACAACCAACGTCAGAAGTTACCGGTTTGACAGACCGCAGGACTTCCTTTACCTTCCAGGACAGTATGTCATGGTGCAGGTTGAGAACAATGGCAACATGATCCAGAAGGCCTTCTCACTTTCCAGCAGTCCCACCGAAGAAGGATATCTCGAGATCACCAAGAAGTTCACAGGGCATGAGTTCTCTGATGCATTAAAGGCCAGGGAAGTGGGAGATGAACTGGGTCTTGATGGCCCTCGCGGCTCTTTTATCCTCAATGAGCAGGAAAAAAATATCGTGATGCTGGCAGGCGGTATCGGAGTGACCCCTTTTCGGAGCATGATTAAATATTCCATGGACCGGTATCTTGACAATACCATCGTGCTCATCTGCAGCAACAGGACCGAGGAGGATATCATCTTCTCCGACGAGTTCAGGAGTATGATGAGATCCGGCAGGTTATCGATGGTCCTGACCTGCACCAGACCATCTGACCAGTGGAAAGGCATCTGTGGCAGGATCGATCGTACCATGATCCAGAAAGAGGTCACGGATCTTTTGCAGTCATTTTTCTATATCTGCGGCCCTCCATCAATGGTTCAGAGTATGAGAGAGCTGCTTGAAGAGATGGAGGTCCCAAAGGAAAGGATACTTTTCGAGGACTTTTACGGGTATTGA